GCACGGGCGGACTCCCAACCCTACACCAATGACGATTCGGTTAGCCTTAAGAACAACGATAATGTAGTTCACCGTGCGTTTCCTCCTGTACCAGCTTAATGCCTGAGATCCCACGCAGATGAGTCCTCACGTTCGTGTTTATTATCATCTACCATGTCTACGAGTCAAATAGCGCTAAATGGATACGTGCTCCGATAAAAAAAAGACTGCTGAAGAGATATAGAAGAATCGAGCGCGACCGATCCTGTCACGCGGATGCAATATGTCCGCCGGTGCCACTGATTAAGGATCGAATTGAAATGGTGGAATGAATGCCCTTGCGAGAACGATGTCGGCTATCGTCGGAGATCGATGCCAGAAGGAAAAGACTCGCTTCCAAATTTACGTATGTATTCGAGCAAATTAACCGTTAACTTAGTTTAAGTATCAAACCAAATCGAACATTCTTGAAACCTCGTTCGGTATCAAAACATCTTTGTTTGAGACGAGATCCGATCTCGAAAGTTTTCCTTCTGTCGATCTAAAGACCCCGACGATTGCGAACGGCGTGAAAGAATCCGACGAGCGCTAACcggaaatttcattgaaatcaGAACGAATGGATGAGCGATGAATGGCAACGACCGGCCCCATCGTGATCGCGATGGGATCGCTCGACCGCACGCGTGTACGCGTGCCTGATGTTCGCTgtataaacattaaaataacgTACATTAATACATCTAGTTCCTCGAGAATCTCCTCTGCTCTTCACTTATTAACGAACAACGCGACGATGCCTAAATTGTAAAGCGTTACTTGGACGGAGGGTCTAATACTTTGCCGTTGGTGCGCACTTTGATGTTGTACCTGTAGGCCGGTTCCGCCTCTGGCAGGATCGTGCTGCTGTCGTCGTCTTGATCCTTCATCATCGACGATTCAGCCGCCTCTGGTTGGTCGTTCACGTAGTAATCTTGGACGCTGTCGTATGGACCGACCGTGTGTGCGTCTTCTAAACCGTTATTTGGCGACTCGGTTTCGCCATGCATCTCGAAATAATCCGGTGACTCTCGATGTTCGACTTTCATGTCGGAGGCCGAACGTAAGGACGAACGATGGACTTCGCGAGTCTTAAGACCATCGAATACGCTGTCTTTTCTGGCCTGTGGACCTGGAGTGTCGGTAAAGAGGCTCGTGATGTCAGGAAGATGATCTGGTCTGGTGTTGTCCAATTCAGCGTTGCTAGGTTGTTCGTGATCCTCGGTGATTACTGGCGAAGACGTGGACGGTGATAAGGCGGGTTGCTGTTGCTTGTCAGACGCGGGAACGGCCGTGGTAATCAGCCTGCTAACGACCGGGTCTTCAGGTAATTTCTCGTCGACAGAGCTCTCTTCTTCCGGTGTTAACTTCTCGTCGATGCTGCTCTCATTCTGCTCGTCGTTCTTGCTGGCGTTGCTTTCCTCATGCTCGTCGACCTGGTCGTCGCTGGCTGGCGCCGAGGTGGTTGTTATGTAGGGTCTGCGATTTCTGGAAATCGCGCACTAGTTTCAGGAGAACGTTGTCGTCTCGTTCACGAGGGCAAAGCGATAGGTTTAAAGAGGATTATTATTCAGAATAGAAAGTTGTAACAGTGACTTGTGGGTGTTCCCTCACGTATATTAGCGATAATTCATATTAGTATCGTCTATGGTGTTAAAAGCATAAAGAGTACATAGAAAAAGTCTGGCACCACTGCTTAGGCTAATATTAGTAAGATcgaatattgaaattgaaaaatgttgataatatcaatttataatcaGTAGTGTCCACGCTTTTTCACATTGATGTGTGTTTTtgcgtgtgcgtgtgtatTATGCGTCGTGTGTCTGACATTTGCGAGAAGCGAGAGAAtgcgttattaattataagcTGTGTTCTCGTGTTCGAGAACGTCACGAGTGATAAGCAGTTTACGTCCGAACGACAGCGAAGGATGTCGCACAGTTTCCCAAGTACCATCTATCTTAACAATTATTCAGACTACATTATCGCAGTGAAGCGTTATTTATCAGTTCCTTTTATCAGTTCTCATAACTCATAACCGCACGGAGAAAAAAACCTGCCAGTCCGTTAGCCACCGTGGACTCGCTGGCTCTCTACGACCGCCTATTTAATTAACGTATGAGACAAAGACATCTTGTCCGCGATTAATACGCGCTCGTATCGAAGCGTTCACTCGATTAATTTGCATACGAAATACGAAGGAGCCTCGTCGTACCATAAAATCGTTCGCGCTTGAAAAATCATCACCGTTGAAAACCCTTTGGCGTAAATACATGATTACAAGAAACGCCTAATTGGCGTTTCTACTGGGCCGACCAATTATCGTGTCTCTTTCGCTGATATCTTATCGGTTTGTCCCaccgttttctatttttttgtCCGTGCGCCATCGAGATTCACCTTGGTACAGGTTGAACTCTTCTGATAGCCTATCTGCCTATctcattttctctctcttattCTCGGCGgttttgtgtatttttgtgACAAGTATTATCTCACCTCTTACCCCTGAGTCGCAGAGACTGGAATGCTGCCGTAGTTGTAGTAGTAGCATCTTGTTTGCTCGCAGATGAAGTCCTTAACCAAGGTGCAGTCCTGGGCCTCCCATGCTAACGTAGGCGCTGCCATCGCGACGCATCCGTCCGCGCTGCCGCTGTCACCGCTGGAACCGAACAAGTTCCGGATTAGAATTTAAATCACCCGGCAGCCGTTTATCGATTCGATGCACGCGTTTCCGGGTGGAGACGCGTGCACGCCGCGGAAGGGACGCCGATAATTATCGTTCGTGACGACGAATCGATCTTCGACCTATTGTCTTCTTCCTTGACGCAAAAGAATTTTCGCTGTGTTTCTATTTGCCTGGTTCTGTAGACAGAACGTGACGATTGCTTCCTCCTGGATGCgtgtcttttgtctatgcgatTTCCGGTTCTGACGaggttctttttttttttaacgaaagatCGTTACGAGGTTTGTTCCAATCCGATAAATCATTGTTTCGCAAGGT
Above is a genomic segment from Bombus pascuorum chromosome 9, iyBomPasc1.1, whole genome shotgun sequence containing:
- the LOC132910385 gene encoding uncharacterized protein LOC132910385 isoform X1 → MKIALLLLLVAAFASAQRITTIQLDGVQYFVSRMNPYSPELNYFLAYQYCRSLGLQLASFETKEKADTMTQYLKNAGYVKYDFWTSGNKLGTDMFLWMSTGLPFNATFDYMLRRPGNRPADVPPGTEPQRVARESGDSGSADGCVAMAAPTLAWEAQDCTLVKDFICEQTRCYYYNYGSIPVSATQGNRRPYITTTSAPASDDQVDEHEESNASKNDEQNESSIDEKLTPEEESSVDEKLPEDPVVSRLITTAVPASDKQQQPALSPSTSSPVITEDHEQPSNAELDNTRPDHLPDITSLFTDTPGPQARKDSVFDGLKTREVHRSSLRSASDMKVEHRESPDYFEMHGETESPNNGLEDAHTVGPYDSVQDYYVNDQPEAAESSMMKDQDDDSSTILPEAEPAYRYNIKVRTNGKVLDPPSK